TACAATTGCGGAGAATATCATCATGAGGGAGTAAAGTGAGCCGGCCGCCCTGTTTGCTTCGTCGTACCTCTTGGCTCCCACGTACTGGCTCACGAAGGCGAAGCCTGCTATTGCAAAGCCCATCCCTATACTCATAAAGAACCACACGAGGGGCCACGCGGTCCCCGGTGCAGAGAGCTCTTCCCTGCCGAGCTTGCCGAGCCAGAAGGTGTCCGTGAGATTGTAAAGAACCTGCACTAAGTTGTTGATTATGAGCGGGGAAGCTAACTTGATGAGGGTCTTCTCCACGTGTCCCTCGACGATTTGCTGCCTCATCGCATCTATTTTGTCCCTTCTGTCGCCGTCCATGCCAATCAAATGAATGTCGAAACGCTAATATAAAAGCCTTGCCGTGGATAAAGAATCCATTTCTGTTTTTCGGAAAACCGGAGAATGCGTTAAGTCACAGGAGATAGAAATCAAAGGAGATAGAAAAGAAGGAAGCGCGGAGCGCTGCTCGAAGAGGTTCACTCGAAGAGCCTCTTCCTGGCGGCCTCGAGCATGAGCTTCTGCTCTTCCCTGGCGACGGTCTTCCTGACGAGCTCGACGGCGTCCGGGTTGGCGCTGACGCTGTCGATGCCCATCCTGACGAGGAGCTTGACCATCTTCGGGTCGCTGCCGGCCTGGCCGCAGATGCTGGTCTCGACGCCGTACTTCTTGCAGACCTTGATGACGTTCTCGATGAGCTTGAGAACGGCCGGGTGCTTCTCGTCGTAGAGCTTGAAGACGCGCTCGTTGTCCCTGTCGATGGCGAGGGTGTACTGGGTGAGGTCGTTGGTACCGAAGCTGACAAAGTCGATGCCCTCCTTGATGAGGTCCTCGATGATGAGGGCGCTGGCCGGGGTCTCGATCATGACACCCCACTCGACGTCCTTGTGCGGAATGAGGCCGACCTCCATGGCTATCTCCTTGGCCTTCCTTATCTGCTCTGGGTGGCTGACGAGCGGGAGCATGACACCGATGTTGTCGTAGCCCTCGTCAACGAGCCTCTTGATGGCCTTGAACTCGGCCTTAAGGAGCTCCGGCTGGTCGAGACCGCGCCTGATGCCTCTCCAGCCAAGCATCGGGTTCCTCTCTTCTGGCTCGTCCTCGCCACCTGGGAGCTCGCGGAACTCGTTGGTCGGGGCGTCAAGGGTCCTGTACCAGACCCTCCTCGGGTAGAAGGCCTCAACGACCTTCCTGATGCCCTCGACGAGCTTCTCAACGAGCTCTTCCTCCTTGCCCTCCTTGATGAACTTGATCGGGTGGGCACCGATGCCGAGGATCATGTGCTCGGCCCTGAGGAGGCCAACTCCGTCGGCGCCGGTGGCGGCGGCCCTCTCGGCGACCTCAGGCATCGAGACGTTGACCTTGACCTCGGTGGCGGTGATGAGCGGAGCACCGGCGACAACTACCTGACCGCCAGCGGCCTTCTCCTCTTCGCCCTTAACGAGGCTCTTGACTATGCCCTCGTAGACGACACCCCTGGTACCGTCGACGGTAACGAGCATGCCGTCCTTGAGGACCTTGGTAGCATCCTTGGTACCGACAACGGCTGGAATACCGAGCTCCCTGCTGACGATGGCAGCGTGGCAGGTTCTTCCGCCCTCGTCGGTGACAATAGCGCTGGCCCTCTTCATGGCCGGAACCATGTCCGGGTTGGTCATGGTGGTGACGAGGACATCGCCCTCTTTGACCTTGTCTATGTCACTCGCGTCGAAGATGACGACAACCTTACCAGCACCGATACCGGGTGAGGCTCCAAGACCCTTGAGAAGAACCTTCATCTCCTCGGTCATCTCGGCCTCCTCCGTCTTGACTTCCTCCTTAAGGGTCGTAATCGGCCTGGACTGGACGATGTAGAGCTTGCCGTCGTCCTTGTCGTAGGCCCACTCGATGTCCTGTGGCCAGCCGTAGTGCTCCTCGATCCTGGCACCAATCTTGGCGACCTCGAGTATCTGTTCGTCGGTGAGGACCTGCTTCTCGACGTACTCTGGGCCGAGGTACTCGGCGGTCTTAACGGTGACGGTTCCCTTGCCGGTCTCGGGGTTCCTGACTATCATTATCTCCTTCTTGGCGATGTACTTCTCCTTGATCTTCCAGGTGCCCTTCTCAACGATGTACTCGTCCGGAGAAACGGCACCGCTGACGACGGCCTCACCGAGGCCCCAGGCGGCGTTGATCATGATCTCGCTCCTGTCGTTGGTGACCGGGTTGGCGGTGAACATGACACCGCTGGTCTCGCTGTTGACCATCTTCTGGACGACGGCGCTGAGGTAGACCTTGCTGTGGTCAAAGCCCTGCTTGGCCCTGTAGAAGGTGGCCCTAGCTGTCCAGAGGCTGGCCCAGCAGCGCTTGACCTTCTCGAGAACGTCGTCCTCGCCA
This genomic window from Thermococcus sp. LS1 contains:
- the ppsA gene encoding phosphoenolpyruvate synthase — its product is MSEYKFIKWFEELGKKDVALVGGKGANLGELTNAGIPVPPGFCVTAEAYKYFVENVRVEDGRTLQEWIMDIIAQTNVDDSKQLQENTAKIREKIISMEMPEEIAKEIVDAYKKLSQRFNKDAVYVAVRSSATAEDLPEASFAGQQETYLDVYGEDDVLEKVKRCWASLWTARATFYRAKQGFDHSKVYLSAVVQKMVNSETSGVMFTANPVTNDRSEIMINAAWGLGEAVVSGAVSPDEYIVEKGTWKIKEKYIAKKEIMIVRNPETGKGTVTVKTAEYLGPEYVEKQVLTDEQILEVAKIGARIEEHYGWPQDIEWAYDKDDGKLYIVQSRPITTLKEEVKTEEAEMTEEMKVLLKGLGASPGIGAGKVVVIFDASDIDKVKEGDVLVTTMTNPDMVPAMKRASAIVTDEGGRTCHAAIVSRELGIPAVVGTKDATKVLKDGMLVTVDGTRGVVYEGIVKSLVKGEEEKAAGGQVVVAGAPLITATEVKVNVSMPEVAERAAATGADGVGLLRAEHMILGIGAHPIKFIKEGKEEELVEKLVEGIRKVVEAFYPRRVWYRTLDAPTNEFRELPGGEDEPEERNPMLGWRGIRRGLDQPELLKAEFKAIKRLVDEGYDNIGVMLPLVSHPEQIRKAKEIAMEVGLIPHKDVEWGVMIETPASALIIEDLIKEGIDFVSFGTNDLTQYTLAIDRDNERVFKLYDEKHPAVLKLIENVIKVCKKYGVETSICGQAGSDPKMVKLLVRMGIDSVSANPDAVELVRKTVAREEQKLMLEAARKRLFE